Proteins from a genomic interval of Ralstonia wenshanensis:
- a CDS encoding gamma-glutamylcyclotransferase yields the protein MAVTREDLEQNRLRAALGDSPVASSLLTETALEASLASTLARLSAAHGECQDAWVFGYGSLIWNPMIFHTEAARATVHGYHRGFYLYSRINRGTWDNPGLVLGLDRGGSCRGVAFRVPREHAEHEFRVLWRREMLTGAYLPRWLPTEINGQRVLALAFVMNRAHEAYAGRLPDERVVGCLREAVGLYGPAREYLQRTLIGLASNGLHDPYLDRLWSRLQETDAANAPSATTDATDATDAMDVTDTAPLPDPYLSA from the coding sequence ATGGCCGTCACCCGAGAGGATCTCGAACAGAACCGGTTGCGCGCCGCCCTGGGTGATTCGCCCGTCGCGTCGTCGTTGCTGACCGAGACTGCGCTGGAAGCGTCGCTTGCATCGACGCTCGCGCGGTTGTCGGCTGCGCACGGCGAATGCCAGGACGCCTGGGTGTTCGGCTACGGCTCGCTCATCTGGAACCCGATGATCTTCCACACCGAGGCCGCCCGCGCCACGGTGCACGGCTATCACCGCGGCTTCTATCTTTATTCCCGCATCAACCGCGGTACCTGGGATAACCCCGGGCTCGTACTCGGCCTGGACCGTGGCGGCAGCTGCCGTGGCGTGGCCTTCCGCGTTCCGCGCGAGCATGCCGAGCATGAATTCCGGGTGCTCTGGCGCCGCGAAATGCTGACCGGCGCGTACCTCCCCCGCTGGCTGCCCACCGAAATCAATGGCCAACGCGTCCTGGCGCTGGCGTTTGTCATGAACCGCGCGCACGAGGCCTATGCCGGCCGCCTGCCCGACGAGCGCGTGGTCGGCTGCCTGCGCGAGGCGGTCGGGCTGTACGGCCCGGCACGCGAATACCTGCAGCGCACGCTGATCGGCCTGGCCAGCAATGGGCTGCACGATCCGTATCTGGACCGCCTGTGGTCGCGCCTGCAGGAGACCGACGCAGCAAACGCCCCCTCCGCAACAACCGACGCAACCGACGCAACCGACGCAATGGACGTAACCGACACCGCGCCGCTGCCCGATCCCTACCTCAGCGCCTGA
- a CDS encoding FKBP-type peptidyl-prolyl cis-trans isomerase, with amino-acid sequence MTIETTASGLQYEDVVVGDGAEATAGKYVTVHYTGWLYENGQAGKKFDSSKDRNDPFAFHLGGGMVIKGWDEGVQGMKVGGTRKLIIPAALGYGARGAGGVIPPNATLLFEVDLLEV; translated from the coding sequence ATGACCATCGAAACCACCGCAAGCGGCCTGCAATACGAGGATGTCGTCGTCGGCGACGGCGCTGAAGCCACGGCCGGCAAATACGTCACCGTGCACTACACCGGCTGGCTCTACGAAAACGGCCAGGCCGGCAAGAAGTTCGATTCCAGCAAGGACCGTAACGACCCCTTCGCCTTCCACCTGGGCGGCGGCATGGTCATCAAGGGCTGGGACGAAGGCGTGCAAGGCATGAAGGTCGGCGGCACGCGCAAGCTGATCATCCCGGCGGCCCTGGGCTACGGCGCACGCGGCGCGGGCGGCGTGATCCCCCCGAACGCAACGTTGCTTTTTGAGGTCGATCTGCTGGAAGTCTGA
- a CDS encoding YaeQ family protein: MALKSTIYKVDLQIADMDRHYYANHALTVARHPSENDERMMVRVLAFARHASETLAFTRGLSEPDEPELWQRDLTDAIELWIDLGNPDDTRIRKASNRAEQVAVYTYSGNASRVWWQQIETKITRFANVSVYEVAADTVAALAAMVERTMRLQVTIQDGDIWIANDADNVHVQLETLKAADAA, translated from the coding sequence ATGGCCCTGAAATCCACGATCTACAAGGTCGATCTGCAGATCGCCGACATGGATCGCCACTACTACGCCAACCACGCGTTGACCGTTGCCCGCCACCCGAGCGAGAACGACGAACGCATGATGGTGCGCGTGCTCGCCTTCGCCCGCCACGCCAGCGAAACACTTGCCTTCACGCGTGGACTGTCCGAGCCTGACGAACCCGAGCTCTGGCAGCGTGACCTGACCGACGCCATCGAACTGTGGATCGACCTCGGCAACCCCGACGACACCCGCATCCGCAAAGCCAGCAACCGCGCCGAGCAAGTCGCCGTCTATACATATAGCGGCAACGCGAGCCGCGTGTGGTGGCAACAAATCGAGACCAAGATCACGCGCTTTGCCAACGTCTCGGTGTACGAAGTTGCAGCGGACACCGTGGCTGCGCTGGCCGCCATGGTGGAACGCACCATGCGTCTGCAGGTCACCATCCAGGACGGCGATATCTGGATCGCCAACGACGCGGACAACGTCCACGTCCAGCTTGAAACGCTCAAGGCCGCGGACGCCGCCTGA
- a CDS encoding DUF2339 domain-containing protein, translating to MRWIFGIVGLLLGGLSGGVVGAFFGALIGLGLASLILYMDKRASAQWANPPDAPGATSAAQGHAPAQAALSPQPATLQERVAQLEHEVTLLRRQMAEIKGGTFAVPTAAEPPAVVLPPTVAEALPPVEAPAAPMPTPQVAVPQPIPQPVPQAVPVQAPHEPDWVERAVGAARDWLLGGNSVVRVGILILFFGVAFLLKYAADNSLLPVEFRLAGVAVGAIVLLGIGWRLREKRPGYALVLQGGGVGVLYLTVFAATRVVPLLSPGMAFPLLVLICALAAGLAVKQNAPALAFTGSAGGFLAPILISTGQGSHVALFSYYALLNAGIFAIAWFRAWRALNLLGFVFTFGIATAWGVLRYQPSLLASTEPFLILFFLMYVGIALLTALRRHISLTNYVDGTLVFGTPLVAMGLQAGLVHHIPFAMAWSATALAAFYLAIAGWLAPRRASLGLLYEAMFALGVIFITLAIPLAFDGRTTSAVWALEGAAVVWLGVRQQRRLALAAGLLLQLAAGAAFAVDAVFDWAPQYGWAVLNSRCIGGVLIALAGVFSGWRLHGKAEARSWLTAAPVLGIVASVWGLLWWLGSGSNEIDRWAWRIASKTVGRPDIPLYAAFALLTAWAAHGLRRKLDWALAEWPALALSPVLALTSLAAIEHWAPSPLAGWGGLVWIAAVVLAFVLLRRQERDVKDTILAPLHTVLFWMICGVLATEGYWRLDAYVPEGTWSFAAWAYAYGALLALLAGAGWRIRWPVARFERAYLLWGAAPLAALLWLWSLASAASDGNAAPLFYLPILNPLDVAQLLVFLAIALWMRRVALQKLVPEPMVIGYAIGATLFIWANAVLLRTLHHWADVPYTLDDLGDSMLVQASLSMFWTVLALAVMVFATRRASRALWFTGGALLGVTVVKLFLFDLSRVTGVERIVSFIGIGVLLLLIGYWSPLPPKPKTSADAETGEVL from the coding sequence ATGCGTTGGATATTCGGAATCGTGGGTCTGTTGCTCGGAGGCCTGTCGGGGGGCGTCGTCGGGGCGTTCTTTGGAGCGTTGATCGGTCTGGGACTGGCATCGCTGATTTTGTACATGGACAAGCGGGCCAGCGCGCAGTGGGCAAATCCGCCCGACGCGCCGGGTGCAACCAGCGCTGCGCAGGGCCATGCGCCCGCGCAGGCTGCCTTGTCGCCACAGCCTGCCACGCTGCAGGAGCGTGTGGCACAGCTTGAGCATGAGGTAACGCTGCTGCGCCGGCAAATGGCTGAAATCAAAGGTGGAACGTTTGCAGTGCCTACCGCGGCTGAGCCTCCTGCCGTTGTGCTGCCGCCGACCGTGGCCGAGGCGTTGCCGCCTGTGGAGGCACCTGCCGCGCCTATGCCGACGCCGCAGGTGGCGGTTCCACAGCCAATCCCTCAGCCTGTTCCCCAGGCCGTGCCGGTTCAGGCGCCGCACGAGCCCGATTGGGTGGAGCGCGCCGTCGGCGCTGCCCGCGACTGGCTGCTGGGCGGCAACAGCGTGGTGCGGGTCGGCATCCTGATCCTGTTCTTCGGGGTGGCATTCCTGCTCAAGTACGCAGCGGACAACAGCCTGCTGCCGGTTGAGTTCCGGCTGGCGGGTGTGGCGGTCGGGGCGATTGTGCTGCTGGGCATCGGCTGGCGCCTGCGCGAGAAGCGTCCGGGCTATGCGCTGGTGCTTCAGGGCGGCGGGGTCGGGGTGCTGTACCTCACGGTCTTTGCCGCGACGCGTGTGGTGCCGCTGCTCAGCCCGGGGATGGCGTTTCCGCTGCTGGTGCTGATCTGCGCGTTGGCCGCCGGACTGGCCGTCAAGCAGAACGCGCCGGCGCTGGCCTTTACAGGCAGCGCAGGCGGCTTCCTGGCGCCGATTCTGATCTCGACGGGCCAAGGCAGCCACGTGGCGCTGTTCAGCTATTACGCGCTGCTCAATGCGGGCATCTTCGCCATTGCGTGGTTCCGGGCGTGGCGGGCGCTGAATCTGCTGGGCTTCGTCTTTACGTTCGGGATTGCCACGGCGTGGGGCGTGTTGCGTTACCAACCGTCGTTGCTGGCGAGCACCGAGCCGTTCCTGATCCTCTTCTTCCTGATGTATGTGGGCATTGCGCTGCTGACCGCGCTGCGTCGCCATATCAGCCTCACCAACTACGTTGATGGCACGCTGGTGTTCGGCACCCCGCTGGTGGCGATGGGTTTGCAGGCGGGGCTGGTTCACCACATTCCGTTTGCGATGGCGTGGAGCGCCACCGCGCTGGCCGCGTTCTATCTGGCGATTGCGGGCTGGCTGGCGCCCCGGCGTGCCAGCCTTGGTCTGCTGTACGAGGCGATGTTCGCGCTGGGCGTGATCTTCATCACGCTGGCGATTCCGCTTGCGTTCGATGGGCGCACCACCAGTGCGGTGTGGGCACTGGAAGGCGCCGCCGTGGTGTGGCTGGGCGTGCGCCAGCAGCGTCGGTTGGCGCTGGCGGCCGGCTTGCTCCTGCAGTTGGCAGCGGGCGCGGCATTCGCCGTGGATGCTGTGTTCGATTGGGCGCCGCAGTACGGCTGGGCCGTGCTCAATAGCCGCTGTATCGGCGGCGTATTGATTGCGCTGGCGGGCGTGTTCAGCGGCTGGCGCCTGCATGGCAAGGCGGAGGCGCGGTCGTGGCTGACGGCAGCGCCGGTGCTCGGCATTGTTGCGTCGGTGTGGGGCTTGCTGTGGTGGCTTGGCAGCGGCAGCAACGAGATCGACCGCTGGGCCTGGCGCATCGCCAGCAAGACCGTCGGCCGCCCGGATATTCCGCTGTACGCCGCCTTCGCCCTGCTGACGGCGTGGGCTGCGCACGGCCTGCGCCGCAAGCTCGATTGGGCACTGGCCGAATGGCCTGCGCTGGCGTTGTCGCCGGTGCTTGCGTTGACTTCTCTGGCTGCGATCGAGCACTGGGCACCGTCACCGCTGGCCGGCTGGGGCGGGCTGGTGTGGATTGCGGCCGTGGTGCTGGCCTTCGTGCTGCTGCGCCGCCAGGAACGCGACGTGAAGGACACCATCCTCGCGCCGCTGCATACCGTGCTGTTCTGGATGATCTGCGGCGTACTGGCGACGGAAGGCTACTGGCGCCTGGATGCCTACGTGCCCGAGGGCACCTGGAGCTTCGCAGCATGGGCCTATGCCTACGGCGCGCTGCTTGCCCTGCTGGCTGGCGCAGGCTGGCGCATCCGCTGGCCCGTCGCCCGCTTTGAGCGCGCCTATCTGCTGTGGGGCGCTGCACCGCTGGCTGCCCTGCTGTGGTTGTGGAGCCTGGCGAGCGCCGCCAGCGACGGCAATGCCGCGCCGCTGTTCTACCTGCCGATTCTCAATCCGCTGGACGTGGCGCAACTGCTGGTATTCCTCGCTATCGCGCTGTGGATGCGCCGTGTGGCGCTGCAGAAGCTGGTGCCCGAGCCGATGGTGATCGGCTACGCCATCGGTGCGACGCTGTTCATCTGGGCCAACGCGGTGCTGCTGCGCACGCTGCATCATTGGGCCGATGTGCCGTACACGCTGGACGATCTGGGTGACTCGATGCTGGTGCAGGCGTCGCTGTCGATGTTCTGGACGGTGCTGGCGTTGGCGGTGATGGTGTTTGCCACGCGGCGCGCCAGCCGCGCGCTGTGGTTCACCGGCGGGGCGCTGCTCGGCGTGACGGTGGTCAAGCTGTTCCTGTTCGACCTGTCACGTGTCACGGGTGTGGAGCGCATCGTGTCATTCATCGGTATTGGCGTGCTGCTGTTGCTGATCGGCTATTGGTCACCGTTGCCGCCGAAGCCCAAAACCAGTGCCGATGCTGAAACCGGGGAGGTTCTGTGA
- a CDS encoding DUF3999 domain-containing protein, with the protein MKKVVLAMAAASLLSAPAWAERFALTGTPGAPYYAVTLTEDVYAHAHEASLADLRILNGDGEPVPFTIDIPRDPPPQARTLHDVHWFATPIDDAQKPGAAGVVLGTDGVLRATGVQLSQASVRAWVVDLSQLRDTVTALIVALPAAEFQSGVSVQASDDLQHWSPVAQATLFRLSNQGSTLVQDRIEFTGLRAKYLRLTWQGKPPVPDAVRAELAAGAPVALADNATQWRSGLAPVQTPAAGDYYFDTGGVFPVERVKIHLPQANTVAQATLYARADAQAPWRPVTSARLFRLAGAEGKGEQENAAITVPATGERYWRLQVDTRSGGLGAGAPQLAIGWRPATVTYAARGNVPFMLAVAEVARGNPVARADLLAGASPAIAQAQLGAMSDSPADALTAEPPGGRKRQWILWGALLAAVAVLGGMAWRLFRAPSVPPDAST; encoded by the coding sequence GTGAAGAAGGTTGTTCTTGCGATGGCTGCGGCATCGCTGTTGTCTGCGCCGGCGTGGGCCGAACGCTTTGCGCTGACCGGCACGCCCGGCGCGCCTTACTACGCCGTCACGCTCACCGAAGACGTCTACGCCCATGCGCACGAGGCCAGCCTGGCCGATCTGCGCATCCTCAATGGCGACGGCGAGCCCGTGCCGTTCACCATCGACATCCCGCGCGATCCGCCGCCGCAGGCACGCACGCTGCACGACGTGCACTGGTTCGCCACGCCCATCGACGATGCGCAGAAGCCGGGCGCCGCGGGTGTCGTGCTCGGTACCGATGGCGTGCTGCGTGCAACGGGCGTGCAGCTATCGCAGGCGTCTGTCCGCGCGTGGGTGGTCGACCTCAGCCAGCTTCGTGACACGGTGACGGCGCTGATCGTTGCGCTACCGGCCGCCGAATTCCAGAGCGGTGTGAGCGTGCAGGCAAGCGATGACTTGCAGCATTGGAGCCCAGTCGCCCAGGCCACGCTGTTCCGCCTGTCCAACCAGGGCAGCACGCTGGTGCAGGATCGCATCGAGTTCACGGGGTTGCGGGCGAAATACTTGCGCCTGACGTGGCAGGGCAAACCGCCTGTGCCGGATGCCGTGCGTGCAGAGTTGGCCGCCGGGGCTCCGGTTGCGCTTGCGGATAACGCCACCCAGTGGCGCTCGGGTCTGGCGCCGGTGCAAACGCCCGCCGCCGGCGATTACTACTTCGATACCGGCGGCGTGTTCCCGGTCGAACGCGTGAAGATTCATCTGCCGCAGGCCAACACCGTCGCGCAGGCGACGCTGTATGCGCGTGCCGACGCCCAGGCGCCGTGGCGACCGGTGACGTCCGCGCGCCTGTTCCGGCTGGCTGGGGCTGAGGGGAAAGGCGAGCAGGAAAACGCGGCCATCACCGTGCCCGCCACGGGCGAGCGCTACTGGCGTCTGCAGGTCGACACGCGCAGCGGTGGCCTGGGTGCCGGCGCGCCGCAGTTGGCGATCGGCTGGCGTCCGGCCACGGTCACGTATGCGGCGCGCGGCAATGTGCCGTTCATGCTTGCGGTGGCGGAAGTGGCGCGCGGCAATCCGGTCGCACGCGCGGATTTGCTCGCGGGTGCATCGCCCGCCATTGCGCAGGCACAACTTGGCGCGATGAGCGATTCGCCTGCCGATGCGCTCACAGCAGAGCCGCCCGGCGGCCGCAAGCGCCAGTGGATCCTGTGGGGCGCGCTGTTGGCAGCGGTGGCCGTGCTGGGCGGCATGGCCTGGCGGTTGTTCCGCGCGCCGTCCGTGCCGCCGGATGCATCGACGTAA
- a CDS encoding MAPEG family protein gives MPIALWCVLVAAVLPIVSVGIAKAKGPRYDNRNPRGWLAQQTGVAARAAAAQQNHFEAFPFFAVAVLVAILGGGVIDRINLLAIAFIVARVLYTVCYLADWAPLRSLTWFAGFALCVALFVQPAFAH, from the coding sequence ATGCCGATCGCCCTCTGGTGCGTTCTGGTGGCAGCGGTGCTGCCGATCGTGTCTGTCGGCATCGCCAAGGCCAAAGGCCCGCGGTACGACAACCGCAACCCACGCGGGTGGCTCGCACAGCAGACCGGCGTAGCGGCCCGTGCCGCAGCCGCACAGCAGAATCACTTTGAAGCGTTTCCGTTCTTTGCGGTGGCTGTGCTGGTGGCCATCCTGGGCGGCGGCGTGATCGACCGCATCAACCTGCTGGCCATCGCATTCATCGTGGCGCGCGTGCTGTACACGGTGTGTTATCTCGCCGACTGGGCACCGCTGCGTTCGCTGACGTGGTTTGCAGGCTTTGCCCTGTGCGTTGCGCTGTTCGTCCAACCGGCCTTCGCGCACTGA
- a CDS encoding RNA-binding S4 domain-containing protein has protein sequence MPNIDFALTTEYIELHKLLKLTGVVDSGGAGKAVVADGAVTVDGQPELRKTAKIRAGQVVMLGDVRIAVQGVD, from the coding sequence ATGCCCAATATCGATTTCGCCCTGACCACCGAATACATCGAGCTGCACAAGCTGCTCAAACTGACTGGCGTGGTGGACAGCGGCGGTGCCGGCAAGGCGGTTGTCGCCGACGGAGCGGTCACGGTCGACGGCCAGCCGGAACTGCGCAAGACTGCCAAGATTCGCGCAGGCCAGGTGGTCATGCTCGGGGATGTGCGCATTGCCGTGCAGGGTGTCGACTAG
- a CDS encoding YceI family protein: MRAWILLLAGLFTTPAFATSFAPDLAHTSVYFGASHFDRSTMRGRFDKIDGAINFDEATNQGGFDFTVDAASVNTRLRVLDGVLKSEQFLDAAQFPIIRLRSDRFVVEGGKLVAIEAKLTLHGVTQPVRLEVRRFSCGDEKMPGSTRHVCGGDFHLAITRSAFGMTRFLPDVGDRVDLDISVEATPQ, encoded by the coding sequence ATGCGTGCATGGATTCTATTGCTGGCGGGGTTGTTCACCACTCCCGCCTTTGCCACATCATTTGCGCCGGATCTGGCGCACACATCGGTCTACTTCGGCGCATCGCATTTTGATCGGAGCACGATGCGCGGCCGCTTCGACAAGATCGACGGCGCCATCAATTTCGATGAAGCCACCAACCAGGGCGGCTTCGATTTCACCGTCGACGCTGCATCCGTCAACACGCGCCTGCGGGTGCTGGACGGTGTGCTGAAATCGGAGCAGTTTCTCGACGCTGCGCAATTTCCGATCATCCGCCTGCGCAGCGACCGCTTTGTCGTGGAAGGCGGCAAACTGGTCGCCATCGAGGCCAAGCTGACACTGCACGGCGTGACGCAGCCTGTGAGGCTGGAAGTGCGCCGCTTCAGTTGTGGCGACGAGAAGATGCCCGGCAGCACGCGCCACGTTTGCGGCGGCGATTTCCATCTTGCCATCACCCGCAGCGCGTTCGGCATGACACGTTTCCTGCCCGATGTCGGTGACCGCGTGGACCTCGACATCAGCGTGGAAGCCACGCCTCAATAA
- a CDS encoding glutamine--tRNA ligase/YqeY domain fusion protein, with protein sequence MSQDNANANGSTAAAPTSNFLRQIIDGDLAQGTYADRKDATGQPIPPVVTRFPPEPNGYLHIGHAKSIWVNFGMARDYNGRCHLRFDDTNPVKEDTEYVDSIIDAVHWLGYSWNDAGGEHLYYASDYFEQLYGFAEVLIQRGAAYVDSQSAEQIAANRGDFTKPGTPSPFRDRSVEENLALFRDMRAGKYKDGELVLRAKIDMAAPNIVMRDPVLYRIRHAHHHRTGDAWCIYPMYDFTHCISDALENITHSLCTLEFENNRPLYDWVLDHLRDAGVLPAPLPHQYEFARLHLTYAITSKRKLLQLVTEKRVDGWDDPRMPTLVGIRRRGYTPESIQLFCERVGVSKADSWIDMSILEGAVRDDLDARAPRSVAVLDPVKLVLDNVPADFNEPCSAPVHPKQPELGRREFPLTRELWIEREDFTETPPKGYFRLFPGNKVRLRYGYVIECTGCDKDADGNITAVHANIIPDTKSGTPGADSVKVKGNIHWVSAAHALEAEVRLYDRLFSDPQPDSGDKNFLDALNPDSKKTVTAYLEPTLATAKAEDRFQFERHGYFVADRVDSQPGKPVFNRVVGLKDSWGK encoded by the coding sequence ATGAGCCAAGACAACGCCAACGCCAACGGGTCGACTGCCGCCGCCCCCACGTCCAATTTCCTGCGCCAGATCATTGATGGCGATCTCGCGCAAGGCACCTATGCCGATCGCAAGGACGCCACCGGCCAGCCGATCCCGCCGGTGGTCACCCGCTTCCCGCCGGAGCCCAATGGCTACCTGCACATTGGTCACGCCAAGAGCATCTGGGTGAACTTCGGCATGGCCCGCGATTACAACGGCCGCTGCCACCTGCGTTTTGACGACACCAACCCCGTCAAGGAAGACACCGAATACGTCGATTCCATCATCGACGCCGTGCACTGGCTCGGCTATTCGTGGAACGACGCCGGCGGCGAGCACCTCTACTACGCCAGCGACTACTTCGAGCAGCTTTACGGTTTTGCTGAAGTGCTGATCCAGCGCGGCGCAGCCTACGTCGACAGCCAAAGCGCCGAGCAGATTGCCGCCAACCGGGGCGATTTCACCAAGCCGGGCACGCCGTCGCCGTTTCGTGACCGCTCGGTGGAGGAAAACCTGGCGCTGTTCCGCGACATGCGCGCCGGCAAGTACAAGGACGGCGAACTGGTGCTGCGCGCCAAGATCGACATGGCCGCGCCGAACATCGTGATGCGCGACCCGGTGCTGTACCGCATCCGCCATGCGCATCACCATCGCACCGGCGACGCATGGTGCATCTACCCGATGTACGACTTCACGCATTGCATTTCCGATGCGCTGGAGAACATCACCCATTCGCTCTGCACGCTGGAATTCGAAAACAACCGCCCGCTGTACGACTGGGTGCTCGACCACCTGCGCGACGCCGGCGTGCTGCCCGCACCGTTGCCGCATCAATACGAATTCGCGCGACTGCACCTGACGTACGCCATCACCAGCAAGCGCAAGCTGCTGCAACTGGTGACGGAAAAGCGCGTCGATGGCTGGGACGATCCGCGCATGCCGACGCTCGTTGGCATCCGCCGCCGCGGCTATACGCCCGAATCGATCCAGCTCTTCTGCGAACGCGTGGGCGTGTCGAAAGCCGATAGCTGGATCGACATGAGCATCCTGGAAGGCGCCGTGCGCGACGACCTCGATGCGCGTGCGCCGCGCTCGGTGGCCGTGCTGGACCCGGTCAAGCTGGTGCTCGACAACGTGCCGGCCGATTTCAACGAGCCGTGCTCCGCACCCGTGCACCCCAAGCAGCCTGAACTCGGCCGCCGCGAATTTCCCCTCACACGTGAACTGTGGATCGAGCGTGAGGACTTTACCGAGACGCCGCCCAAGGGCTACTTCCGCCTGTTCCCGGGCAACAAGGTGCGCCTGCGCTACGGCTATGTGATCGAATGCACCGGCTGCGACAAGGATGCCGACGGCAACATCACCGCCGTGCACGCCAACATCATTCCGGATACGAAGAGTGGCACGCCGGGTGCTGACAGCGTCAAGGTGAAGGGCAACATCCACTGGGTGAGCGCCGCACATGCGCTGGAAGCTGAAGTGCGCCTGTACGACCGCCTGTTCAGCGACCCGCAGCCGGATTCGGGCGACAAGAACTTCCTGGATGCGCTCAACCCGGACTCCAAGAAGACTGTCACGGCCTATCTGGAGCCCACGCTGGCAACGGCCAAGGCGGAAGACCGCTTCCAGTTCGAGCGCCACGGCTACTTCGTGGCAGACCGCGTCGATTCGCAACCGGGCAAGCCCGTGTTCAACCGCGTGGTCGGCCTGAAAGACAGCTGGGGCAAGTAA
- a CDS encoding lipase secretion chaperone, producing MTFVVAVLVAVSVAGGVYWWHTSDAPETPAASQPQAAKGAFIGSVSAEPSTTVAPAPELADTQAPDGLRVDTRGHLIVEAANRAVFDYFFDVPASLPEARRVSMAEAHLRAKLITPALAEAQSLLQHYLAYRKAAAANGTASRNKPSLEQVQQRPELIATLRQQLSERTALRRQYLGADVAQAWYGDDDAMDTAALDRLAVMADPSLTPEQRAARIAAIDANLPPSVQQARRDASAPLKLASDMETWTKQGMSEAEMRQRLSARGVDSLVADRLIQGNRQEADWRSRYDAYARERDRINAFTGLSEADRAAQIALLRQQTFTASNELLRAQALDGLAQRK from the coding sequence ATGACGTTTGTTGTGGCCGTGCTGGTGGCGGTGTCGGTTGCGGGCGGGGTCTACTGGTGGCACACGTCGGACGCACCGGAAACGCCTGCGGCATCGCAGCCGCAGGCGGCCAAGGGCGCATTCATCGGCAGTGTCAGCGCCGAACCGTCGACAACCGTTGCGCCCGCGCCCGAGTTGGCCGATACGCAGGCGCCGGACGGCCTGCGTGTGGATACGCGCGGCCACCTCATCGTCGAAGCCGCCAACCGCGCGGTTTTTGACTACTTCTTCGACGTGCCCGCCTCGCTGCCCGAAGCGCGGCGTGTGTCGATGGCCGAGGCGCATCTGCGCGCCAAGCTGATCACGCCGGCACTGGCGGAAGCGCAATCGCTGCTGCAGCACTACCTGGCCTATCGCAAGGCAGCAGCCGCAAACGGAACAGCCAGCCGCAACAAGCCGAGCCTCGAACAAGTGCAGCAACGCCCGGAGTTGATCGCCACACTCCGCCAGCAGTTGAGCGAGCGCACCGCGCTGCGCCGCCAATACCTGGGCGCGGACGTCGCGCAGGCGTGGTACGGCGATGACGACGCGATGGACACCGCCGCGCTCGACCGCCTCGCCGTGATGGCCGACCCGTCGCTCACGCCGGAGCAGCGCGCTGCCAGGATCGCCGCCATCGATGCCAATCTCCCGCCATCGGTACAGCAGGCGCGGCGGGACGCCTCCGCCCCGCTCAAGCTGGCCAGCGACATGGAAACATGGACAAAGCAGGGCATGAGCGAAGCCGAGATGCGCCAGCGCCTGTCAGCCCGCGGCGTGGACAGCCTCGTGGCCGACCGCCTGATCCAGGGCAACCGGCAAGAAGCCGACTGGCGCAGCCGCTACGACGCCTACGCCCGCGAACGCGACCGCATCAACGCCTTTACCGGCCTGTCGGAAGCCGACCGCGCAGCGCAAATCGCGCTACTCCGGCAGCAGACCTTCACCGCCTCGAATGAGCTGTTGCGCGCACAGGCCCTCGACGGTCTGGCCCAGCGCAAATAG